The DNA window AACAACGACGTACAGGTTTGAGCTTGGCACTGGGGTTGCTCTGGTTGTTGTGGGGGGCGGCACTCACTGAGGGGAAGGGGCCGCATCATTTTTATTTCACGCTGAAAATGAGCGAGGACAAGACGCTCTGTCCCGCGATTACTGAAGTGTTAGCGGAAGAATATAACGAGCATTGGATTCAAGATCGCCCGCACCATCGGTGGTTCGTACAGTGGGAGCCTGTGCGCAGTCTTGGCGAGCAGTTCCAGGATGCGTCAGTATTTCATGAAACCGACTGCCATGTCCTGCGCTGGGCACGGTTCGATATCAACAACGATGGACGAGCAGAGATTGTCACTAAGCTGAGTGGGTGTCTTGGGGGTATTCGCAGCGATACGCTCTCTATTTTCCGAAGCGATGCGCCACGGTCCGGGATCTACGACAAGCTGGTGAATCCATCAAAAGTTGATCAGGAGGGATTGCTGGAAGATCTCAGCTATACGGGAGAATGGTACGAACTCAAAAAGCTCCCGCTGTTCAAGGGCAAGCGGGGTGGCATGCAGTTGCATGGAGTGGGGGGTGTTGTATGGATTCATCCGTTCGTGTTTGGCGGGAAGACATACTTGAACCTTCACGGTCTTTGCTGTGATGAGGGTGGAAGCGCGTGGCACGTGATTGTGCGCTATCGACGGGATGAGACGAAGTCCTCGCAGCTTGAAGAGGTGTGTTACATAGAACGCCGACAATTGTAGATTATTACCGGCGGAAGGGAAACGCGACATGGCACTCACAAATTTGCATACTGACTGGACGAGAGGGTCGTACCTTGCTGACCGCAATGACTTTGTGAAGCAGAGAGAAGGCGATGCCTTGTATGCGCTTGTATTAAGTGGAGAACAGGGGCTCACATTTCCGGTACCAGGTCGGCCAACCCCAAAAGGAATTCAGCCGTATACTGAGCCAACTGGTAGCGGGCAAACATTGGCAGTTGGGTACGGGTTTGATCTCTACAAGAACTCGGTCAGTGACATTATCGCTTTCCTAGGAGCCTGTCCGACATTAGCCCTCGCACTTGCGTGCCGCCGCTGATGCGTGTATCTACGTAGTGATGAGTGAGGAGGCTGTGTGATGACGACACGGACGTTTCGCCCCTACGAGCCCGACGACTTGTGGCTGTTGCCGCCATCTCCGCAGGACTGGTTGCCGGAGGACCACCTGGCCTACTTCCTGGCGGATCTGATGGAGGCCTTGAACCTCGATCCCATTCTCGCGACCTATGGCGGGGTGACGCGCGGCACGGCGCCGTATCATCCCCAGCTGCTGGTGAAGGTGCTGCTCTATGCCTACGCCGTCGGCATTCCGGCGTCGCGGCAGATTGCGCGCGAGCTGGAAGAGGATGTGGCCTTTCGCGTGCTGGCGGCGAACCAGCGGCCGGATTTCCGGACGATCAGCGACTTTCGGAAACAGCATCTGACTGCCTTGGCCGCCCTGTTTGTGCAGGTGTTGAAACTCTGCCAACGGGCGGGCTTGGTCAAGCTGGGCCACATCGCCTTGGACGGCACGAAGGTGAAGGCGAATGCCTCGAAGCACAAGGCGATGAGCTACGGGCGAATGGTGACGGAGGAAGCGCGGCTGCAGGCGGAGGTGGCAGCCTTGCTCAAGCAGGCTGAGGTCGCCGATGCCCGGGATGATGCGACTTATGGTCCGGATCGGCGCGGCGATGAACTGCCCGCCGAACTCGCCCGGCGCGAACAGCGGCTCCAGACGATTCGGGCCGCCAAAGCGGTGCTGGAGCAGGAGGCCCAGGCTGAGGCTGCTCTCACGCAGGCGGCTCAGGAGGCTCGCCAGACAGAAAGACCGCGCCGGGGTCGGCCGCCGCAGCCCCCCAGCCCGGTGCCCCATCCGAAGGCCCAGCGCAACTTCACCGACCCGGAGAGCCGGATCATGCCAGCGTCGGACGCCAAGGGGAGTGTCGTGCAAGGGTACAACTGCCAAGCGGCCGTCGATGCGAGGGCCCAGATTATTGTGGCCGCCGACGTCACTGATGAGTCGAATGACAAGCAGCAAGCCCAGCCGATGCTCACCCAGGTCCTCGCCAATACCGAGCAGGTGCCCCGGACCGTGAGCATGGACGCGGGGTATTTCAGCGAGGTGAACGTCACGGCCCTCACCGCACTGGGCTGCTGGCCCCTGATCCCGCCGGACCGCCAGCTTCACAGCCAGACCGTGCCGAGGGCATCCCGTGGCTGCCCGCCAGCGGGACTGTCGGTGGCCGATCGGATGCGCCGTACGCTCCGTACGCAACGCGGGCGACAATGCTACGCCCAACGCAAAGTGTCAAGGGTCATCCAAATTGCCCCAGTTATGGTCATCGAAAATTCCCCACCCCGTTAGGTTGTCGTTGACGCTTCTTCGACCCGCACAAGTCCGGCTTTGAGTTTCTCCTTCAGCCGGTAGGAATGGCCCCGGATGTTGATGGTGATCGCGTGGTGGAGCACCCGATCCAGGATCGCAGTCGCCAGCACCCGGTCGCCAAACACCTCGCCCCAAGCCCCGAAACTCTGGTTACTGGTCAAAATCATCGGCCCCTTCTCATAGCGGCGTGAGATGAGCTGAAAGAACAAGTTGGCCCCGGTGCGGTCAATGGGCAGATAGCCGATCTCATCAATGATCAGCAACCGGGGAATGGTATAGAGCTTCAGCTTGTCCTCCAGCCGATTCTCCGTGAGCGCCCGAGTCAGCGTAGCGATCATGGCGGCGGCTGTCGTGAACAACACCCGATAGCCCTGGGCAATGGCTTGCAGCCCTAGCCCGATGGCCAGGTGGCTTTTGCCCACACCGGGCGGCCCCAAGATCACGACATTCTCGCCGTGCTCGATGAAGTGGCAGGTCGCCACCTGCTGAATCTGCTTCTTATCCAACGAAGGCTGGTAGCTGAAGTCGAAGACCTCCAGACTCTTGACGAATGGAAATCGCGCCAAACTCGTCCGCATCGCAATGTTCTTCGCGGTCTTGGACGCGACTTCTTCGCCGAGCACCTGGTCGAGGAAGTCGGCATAGGGCAGCTCCTTGACGGCCGCTTCTTGTAAGAGGGCCTCCAGCCGCTCCCGACTCTTCAAGAGCCGTAGGCGCGTGAGTTGGTCACGGAGCCGTTCCAGTTGCGCCGCGTTCATGGCCGCCCCTCCTGCGACGCCGTGCGCTCACACACCGCCTCGTACCAGGCCAGATCCCGCACTTCGACCTCCGGCAAGGCATCGGGGCGAGGGGACCGATCGCTCACCGTGGACCGACGGTGGCGGGCGAGACGCGCACTGGCTCCAGGGCCGTGCTCGGGCTGGATTCGGAATTGGTGCTGGCCCGGGAGCACCGGGTGCGTCGCGATCTCTTGGTCACGGTGAAAGATGTGGACCGTGTCCCCCCGTCGTTGCACTTCAACCCGCTGACCAATGAGCCGGAAGGGCACGGAGTAGCGGTTCGTCGCCAGGCTGACCAAATAGTCCTCGGCCACGATCCGTGAGACGCGCGCCTCCTGCTGGAAGGCGCGCTGGTCCGCCAGCGGGACCAGGTGGTTGCGTTCTCGCGCAAACCGGACGAGTGGCTCCTCATGCGTCGTGCCATGGATGCGGCGGTCGGCAATTGTCGCGGTCCATTCGTCAAGTTGGGTTTGAAAGTCCACCAGATCGACAAACGTTCGTCCCGGCAGAAAGTTCCGTTTCAGATATTTCACGCCGGATTCGACCTTACCCTTGGTCTGGGCCCGATAGGGCCGACACACGCGCGGCTCAAAGCCCCAATAGTCGGCGAAGGCTTTGAAGGTGGGATTCCAGAGCCGCCGCCCCGTCTCATCCGCATAACAGACGGTTCGCGGTCGGTCATACAGATGCTCTCGCGTGTGGCCACCGAAATGCGCAAAAGCCCGTTCATGGGCCTCGAGAAACTGCGCCAGCCGCTCATCGGCACAGGCGTAATAGAACCCACGTCGGCTGAACCCCAACGTCAACACGAACACGTGCACCACCGTCGGGCCGGCGCGGAAGGGCACGGTGGCTTGGCCCCAATCAATCTGACTCTGCTGGCCCGGCGGTGTCTCAAAGCGGAGGAGGGCCCGCTCCGCCTGCAGCTGACCCTCACGCAGCGGCGCCACCCCTCGCTTCACCGTCTCATAACTGCCGATGTACTCGTGGCTCGCTCGCAGTTCCTGATAGAGAATCCGCGCCGAATAATTAACCTGCGACGCACGGGTCCGCACAAAGTCGGCATGGGCGGTCAGCAGCGTCTCCGTCATCGCCGCTCGGCGATAGGGTTGCCACGTCGTCTGCTGCAGACTGCGCCGCACGGTCTTCCGATCCAGGTCCAACCGCCGCGCAATCCCTGAAATGGATCCCCGCTCTTCATGACGCAACCGTCGAATCTCCGCCCACCGCTCTTGATCCACCATACATACCTCCCGAGTGTGGTCTACCTGGGACGGTATGATCGTTGTCTCCTTGCTATCGTCAAGTTCCATCACATCCCTCCTTCGGTGAGAGGGTGGGGAGAATTCATTGACCACATCTGGGGATTATTGCATGACCGCTGACAAGCAGGGGCGTGGCTATCGGCAATTCCTGTTGCGGGGGATGCGGCAGGTGCGGGGCGAGTGGGCGCTGATCTGTACCACCCATAATGTCCTGAAGCTCTGGCGGGCCCTCGCTCATCGGCCCCGAGGTCCCGGACACCGCCTGCGCATGCTGTGCGGCAGCCGGAAAGCGAACCGGAGGAGACAGAGATAGCGACAGGGCTCAGTGCCGACCATGTGCAGCCGAATACAAGCTGACTCCGCGGTCAAATTCATAGTTCGCTCAGGGCAATGTCGGACGGACTCCTAGCCCGGATAATTCACGACTGGTGATAGAAAACAGCCATCGAGACTCCGAAGGGCTAAAAAGGTGCCGGGAGTGTTTTTATAACAAAAATGAATACGTACTTTCCTCACCACAGATCGTCCGGAGTGAGTCCGGTTACTTTGGCTAGGCGAGCGAACATGCGGGGGCCGATTTCATCGCGAGCGTGAAAGGAAAAGACCACATCCGCTCGCCCTGTTCGTTGGAGGACGCGATGTGACCCCGTGGAGCGCTTGATCTGCCGGCCGATTCGAAGAAGTGTGAAGAGTAGGTGAGAAGCCGGTGTTGAAGGTTAGCGGCTCATGCCGCAATGAAGGAAACGTCGAGTAATTCCTCGGGACTGCCTCATCGTTTTCGAGGCGGTTGGCCATGGTTCGGAGCGCAAGAGCCTGCACTGAAGGAAGGGCGGCAGCACGGGTTTGACCGTAGGCCATCACACCGGTAATGCCGGGACTTCGCTGATCCACCGGACGTCTTCCTCCTGCTGCAGCTCGATCTTAAATTGAGAAACGGTTCCCATTGAAGCGTCTTTATAAGCCTAGGCCTCTTAGGCTAAGCCTGACGTGTGCGAACAATCAAGCAACTGTTCCCTAAGTGTCAACCTACTTTAGAAATGTCCGTTTGCTCCCCCCCTCGTCCGTCCTTGTTCGTACCCACTTCCGTTGGACTGTCCCCCCTCTAAGAGAAGCCAGAATAGTTCCGATCCGTTGGTACAATCGGCCCTCAGCGATTTTATCCAGAGGCCGTGGAACCGAGCGCCTCGGAAAGACTTTGAACCAGGTCAGGTGCTCCATAATGTGCAACCACAGAAGGTGGTAACGATTTCTCTTGCGCGCTGAGCCGATACAACCGTGGATCGCATGAACCATTCCGGACCGCACCTACCGCATAACGCTTCCGCTGCTTCTGTGAACAGGGCGCCAGCCGACAACGGCTTGATCTGCCTCCTGATCATCGCTCGTTTTCACGATCTTCCCGCCGATGGTTCGCAGCTGCGGCATCAGTTCGCGCGGTCTGGGCAGGTGTTTTCCGATGCGGACATCCTCCGTGCCGCAAAGCATGTGGGACTCAAGGCCGGTCTACTCAAGACCGCATGGAGCAAACTCCAGAAAACACCGCTGCCTGCCATGGTAAAGCGAACTGATGGCCGCTATGTCGTTCTGGCGAAGGTCCAAGAAGAGAAGGCACTAGTCCAGGATCCGGTCGAAGCACGGCCGCTCGCGCTTTCTCGCGAGCAATTTGAAGCGACATGGACCGGGGAACTGTTACTCTTTACTAAACGAGCCCCTGTCCGTCACCAAGACCTCACGTTCGACTTCACTTGGTTCGTCCCCGCCATCGTCAAATACCGCAAGTTTTTCGGTGAAGTGTTGGTCGCGTCGTTCTTTCTTCAACTCTTTGCCCTGTTGACGCCACTCTTTACACAGGTTGTCATCGATAAAGTACTCGTACACAAGGGGTTCACGACGCTCCATGTGTTGGCGATCGGTATGATCACGCTGGCAATCTTCGAAGCGATTCTAGGCGGGCTCCGGATCTACCTGTTTTCGCATACGACGAATCGGATCGATGTGAGTCTGGGCGCCCAACTCTTCCGGCATGTCCTGACGCTCCCCATGTCCTATTTTGAAGCCAGACGGGTCGGCGATACGGTCGCCCGCGTACGCGAGTTGGAACAGATCCGTCAATTCTTGACCAGCCATTCCGTGACGGTGGTGCTGGACGTCCTGTTCACTGCCGTTTTTCTAACGGTCATGTGGGCATACAGCCCCACGCTCTCGCTCGTCGTCATGGCTTCGCTTCCAGTCTATGCACTGCTGTCGATTGCTATAACTCCTGCGATCCGGACGCGTTTACATGAAAAGTTCAACCGAGGCGCCGAAAACCAGGCGTTCCTCGTTGAAACGGTCAGCGGGATCCAGACCGTCAAAGCCATGGCGGTCGAACCTCCACTGGTACGGAGATGGGAAGAGCAATTGGCAGGCTATGTGCGGGCGAGTTTTCGCGCGACGAGCGTGATGATGATTGCCGGTCAGTCCGCAACTTGTGTCCAAAAGGTGACCACCGTCGCAGTGCTGTGGATGGGCGCCTATCGTGTGATCGATGGAAATCTAAGTATCGGGCAGCTGATCGCATTCAATATGTTGTCGGCACAGGTGACAGGGCCACTTCTACGATTGGTGAATCTCTGGCAGGAATTTCAACAAGTGGGCATCTCGATGCAACGGTTGGGCGATGTGCTCAATACTCAGCCCGAACCATCGTATAACCCGAATCGAACGACGTTGCCTCGGGTCATGGGGCAGGTACGATTCGATGAAGTGACGTTTCGGTACCGGCCTGATGGGCAGGAAGTCACCAGAAAGATGTCTTTTTCCGTTGAACCTGGACAGGTCATCGGCATCGTCGGACGTTCAGGATCCGGGAAAAGCACCATTGCCAAATTGCTGCAGCGTCTCTATGTGCCGGAGCGGGGACGCATTTTGGTGGATGGAACGGATTTGGCGCAGGTCGATCCTGCATGGCTGCGCAGGCAAGTGGGAGTCGTGCTGCAGGAGAATGTCTTGTTCAACGGCTCAGTCCGAAGCAACATCGCGCTGACCGATCCCGGATTGCCGATGGAGCAGGTGATCCAGGCCGCTAAAATAGCTGGGGCTCATGAGTTCATCCTTGAATTGACGGAGGGCTACGACACGCTGATCGGCGAGCACGGATGCACGCTCTCAGGTGGGCAGCGTCAGCGGATCGCCATTGCGCGGGCTTTGGTCGCGAACCCTCGTATTCTGATTTTCGATGAAGCGACCAGCGCATTGGACTACGAATCCGAAGCGGTGATCCAGCGGAACATGGCGCAGATCTGTAAGGAGCGTACGGTCTT is part of the Nitrospira sp. genome and encodes:
- a CDS encoding IS1182 family transposase; the encoded protein is MTTRTFRPYEPDDLWLLPPSPQDWLPEDHLAYFLADLMEALNLDPILATYGGVTRGTAPYHPQLLVKVLLYAYAVGIPASRQIARELEEDVAFRVLAANQRPDFRTISDFRKQHLTALAALFVQVLKLCQRAGLVKLGHIALDGTKVKANASKHKAMSYGRMVTEEARLQAEVAALLKQAEVADARDDATYGPDRRGDELPAELARREQRLQTIRAAKAVLEQEAQAEAALTQAAQEARQTERPRRGRPPQPPSPVPHPKAQRNFTDPESRIMPASDAKGSVVQGYNCQAAVDARAQIIVAADVTDESNDKQQAQPMLTQVLANTEQVPRTVSMDAGYFSEVNVTALTALGCWPLIPPDRQLHSQTVPRASRGCPPAGLSVADRMRRTLRTQRGRQCYAQRKVSRVIQIAPVMVIENSPPR
- the istB gene encoding IS21-like element helper ATPase IstB; its protein translation is MNAAQLERLRDQLTRLRLLKSRERLEALLQEAAVKELPYADFLDQVLGEEVASKTAKNIAMRTSLARFPFVKSLEVFDFSYQPSLDKKQIQQVATCHFIEHGENVVILGPPGVGKSHLAIGLGLQAIAQGYRVLFTTAAAMIATLTRALTENRLEDKLKLYTIPRLLIIDEIGYLPIDRTGANLFFQLISRRYEKGPMILTSNQSFGAWGEVFGDRVLATAILDRVLHHAITINIRGHSYRLKEKLKAGLVRVEEASTTT
- the istA gene encoding IS21 family transposase: MVDQERWAEIRRLRHEERGSISGIARRLDLDRKTVRRSLQQTTWQPYRRAAMTETLLTAHADFVRTRASQVNYSARILYQELRASHEYIGSYETVKRGVAPLREGQLQAERALLRFETPPGQQSQIDWGQATVPFRAGPTVVHVFVLTLGFSRRGFYYACADERLAQFLEAHERAFAHFGGHTREHLYDRPRTVCYADETGRRLWNPTFKAFADYWGFEPRVCRPYRAQTKGKVESGVKYLKRNFLPGRTFVDLVDFQTQLDEWTATIADRRIHGTTHEEPLVRFARERNHLVPLADQRAFQQEARVSRIVAEDYLVSLATNRYSVPFRLIGQRVEVQRRGDTVHIFHRDQEIATHPVLPGQHQFRIQPEHGPGASARLARHRRSTVSDRSPRPDALPEVEVRDLAWYEAVCERTASQEGRP
- a CDS encoding transposase codes for the protein MTADKQGRGYRQFLLRGMRQVRGEWALICTTHNVLKLWRALAHRPRGPGHRLRMLCGSRKANRRRQR
- a CDS encoding type I secretion system permease/ATPase; amino-acid sequence: MNRAPADNGLICLLIIARFHDLPADGSQLRHQFARSGQVFSDADILRAAKHVGLKAGLLKTAWSKLQKTPLPAMVKRTDGRYVVLAKVQEEKALVQDPVEARPLALSREQFEATWTGELLLFTKRAPVRHQDLTFDFTWFVPAIVKYRKFFGEVLVASFFLQLFALLTPLFTQVVIDKVLVHKGFTTLHVLAIGMITLAIFEAILGGLRIYLFSHTTNRIDVSLGAQLFRHVLTLPMSYFEARRVGDTVARVRELEQIRQFLTSHSVTVVLDVLFTAVFLTVMWAYSPTLSLVVMASLPVYALLSIAITPAIRTRLHEKFNRGAENQAFLVETVSGIQTVKAMAVEPPLVRRWEEQLAGYVRASFRATSVMMIAGQSATCVQKVTTVAVLWMGAYRVIDGNLSIGQLIAFNMLSAQVTGPLLRLVNLWQEFQQVGISMQRLGDVLNTQPEPSYNPNRTTLPRVMGQVRFDEVTFRYRPDGQEVTRKMSFSVEPGQVIGIVGRSGSGKSTIAKLLQRLYVPERGRILVDGTDLAQVDPAWLRRQVGVVLQENVLFNGSVRSNIALTDPGLPMEQVIQAAKIAGAHEFILELTEGYDTLIGEHGCTLSGGQRQRIAIARALVANPRILIFDEATSALDYESEAVIQRNMAQICKERTVFIITHRLSTVRPAHRIYVVDKGEIVEEGSHAELLRRDGFYARLQAQQIGKE